A region from the Canis lupus dingo isolate Sandy chromosome X, ASM325472v2, whole genome shotgun sequence genome encodes:
- the PLXNB3 gene encoding plexin-B3 isoform X3, whose protein sequence is MRLPWCHTARETPPLLPCEAHLWLLPCLSHRPSVRGSPSVRVLRLSGICPSSNHLDAEKVPAMAPRPPLGPHLLLALLLSLPPPPTRARHFSAPNATFNHLALAPGLGTLYVGAVNRLFQLSPELRLQAVAVTGPVLDSPDCVPFRDPADCPHARLTDNANQLLLVSGRARELVACGQVRQGVCDKRRLDDVAHVLYQAEDPGDGQFVAANAPGVATVGLVVQAPDRDLLLVARGLAGKLSAGVPPLTVRQLAGPQPFSSEGLGRLVVGDLSDYNNSYVGAFAAGRSAYFVFRRRGARAQADYRSYAARVCLGDANLYSYVEVPLACRGQGLIQAAAVTPSTLLGAFAAGPGGAGAALCAFPLARLDASMEHARRLCYTAGGRSPGGAEEATVEYGVTSRCAALPADSPESYPCGDEHTPSPIAGRQPLEAEPLLQLEQPVSAVAGLQADGHTIAFLGDTQGQLHKVFLNGSHGHVYHSQQVGPRGSAISPDLLVDGNGSHVYVLTAQQVDRVPVAACPEFPDCTSCLQAQDPLCGWCVLQGRCTLKGQCGRAAQANQWLWSYEDSHCPHVQSLLPAYRPRQEQGQVTLSVPRLPTLAADEYFHCAFGDYDSLAHVEGPHVACVTPPQDQLPLNPPGTDHITLPLALMFEDVAVAATNFSFYDCSAVQALEVAAPCRACVGSIWRCHWCPRSSRCVYGEHCPEGEGTIYSAQEADVQVRGPGACPRVEGLAGPVLLPVGWKSRLALRVRNLQHFGSLPASYHCWLELPGELQRLPASLEETSGDVGLISCQAQQLRPSVAQRELRVPIYVTRGKAQRLDNAHTLHVTLYDCAVGHPDCSRCQAANGSLGCVWCSHRQPACRYGPLCPPEAVELLCPSPRIDRIEPLTGPPEGGLALTIWGSNLGRDFAEVQDAVNVAGRPCSPEPSLYRTSARIVCVTSPAPNGTTGPIQVAIKNRPPGISTQHFTYQDPILLSLSPQWGPQAGGTQLTIHGQHLQTGGNISAFVGAQPCPIQEPVCPEAIVCHTMSQASPGEAVVRVVFGHAQRTLLTSPFQYTANPQLVAAEPSVSFRGGGRLIRVRGTGLDVVQQPLLSVWLAATAEVQAAGAEPRDPTPRTSCGGPAAAPQACIQLREGLLQSPAVPDGVHPQRVFFTLDNVHVDFASANGGQDFQYQPNPRLAPLSREEPTRPYRLKPGNVLDVEGQGLNLGISKEEVRVHIGDGECLVKTLTLTHLYCEPPSRAPQPANGSSALPQFVVQMGNVRLALGPVQYETEPTLSAFPVEAQVGLGLGAAVLIAAVLLLTLMYRHKSKQALRDYQKVLVQLENLEIGVGDQCRKEFTDLMTEMTDLSSDLEASGIPFLDYHTYAERVFFPGHGGCPLQPALEGPGEEGRRAPVRQGLTQLSNLLNSKLFLLTLIHTLEEQPSFSQRDRCHVASLLSLALHGKLEYLTDILRTLLSDLAAHYVHKNPKLMLRRTETMVEKLLTNWLSICLYAFLKEVAGEPLYMLLRAIQYQVDKGPVDAVTGKAKRTLNDSRLLREDVEFRPLTLMVLAGPRAGGAAGGGAVQRVPARVLDTDTITQVKEKVLEQVYKGTPFSQRPSAHALDLEWRSGLAGHLTLSDEDLTSVTQNHWKRLNTLQHYKVPDGATVGLIPQLHNGGAVSQSLAQNCTLGENVPMLEDGEEGGVHLWHLVKGTEEPEGAKARRSSLRERERERERARAKAIPEIYLTRLLSMKGTLQKFVDDTFQAILSVNRPVPIAIKYLFDFLDELAEKHGIEDPETLHIWKTNSLLLRFWVNALKNPQLIFDVRVSDNVDAILAVIAQTFIDSCTVSEHKVGRAHSYPEQDSPVNKLLYAREIPRYKQMVERYYSDIRQSSPASYQEMNSALAELSGNYTSAPHCLEALQELYNHIHRYYDQIISALEEDPVGQKMQLACRLQQVAALVENKVTDL, encoded by the exons ATGCGCCTCCCTTGGTGCCACACTGCCCGGGAGACCCCTCCGCTGCTCCCCTGCGAGGCG CACCTCTGGcttcttccctgcctctcccaccgCCCTTCTGTCCGCGGGAGTCCTTCTGTCCGTGTTCTGCGGCTGTCCGGgatctgcccctcctccaaccatctagatgcagaaaaa GTGCCTGCGATGGCTCCCCGGCCTCCCCTcggcccccacctcctgctcgCGCTGCTGCTGAGCCTGCCGCCGCCCCCGACGCGGGCCCGTCACTTCTCGGCCCCCAACGCCACCTTCAACCACTTGGCACTGGCGCCGGGCCTGGGCACGCTCTACGTCGGTGCCGTGAACCGCCTCTTCCAGCTCAGCCCCGAGCTGCGGCTCCAGGCGGTGGCCGTCACCGGGCCGGTCCTCGACAGCCCCGACTGCGTGCCCTTCCGCGACCCGGCCGACTGCCCGCACGCGCGGCTCACCGACAACGCCAACCAGCTGCTGCTGGTGAGCGGCCGCGCGCGGGAGCTCGTGGCCTGCGGGCAGGTGCGCCAGGGCGTGTGCGACAAGCGGCGCCTGGACGACGTGGCCCACGTGCTGTACCAGGCCGAGGACCCCGGCGACGGGCAGTTTGTGGCCGCCAACGCGCCGGGAGTGGCCACGGTGGGCCTGGTGGTGCAGGCGCCGGACCGGGACCTGCTGCTGGTGGCCCGCGGCCTGGCGGGCAAGCTGTCGGCGGGGGTGCCGCCCCTGACCGTGCGCCAGCTGGCGGGGCCGCAGCCCTTCTCGAGCGAGGGCCTGGGCCGCCTGGTGGTGGGCGACCTCTCGGACTACAACAACAGCTACGTGGGGGCCTTCGCGGCCGGCCGCTCGGCCTACTTCGTGTTCCGCcgccgcggggcgcgggcgcaGGCCGACTACCGCTCCTACGCGGCCCGCGTGTGCCTGGGCGATGCCAACCTTTACTCGTACGTGGAGGTGCCCCTCGCCTGCCGGGGCCAGGGCCTCATCCAGGCCGCCGCCGTCACGCCAAGCACCTTGCTGGGGGCATTCGCCGCGGGCCCCGGCGGGGCGGGCGCCGCCCTGTGCGCCTTCCCCCTGGCGCGGCTGGACGCCAGCATGGAGCACGCGCGGCGCCTGTGCTACACGGCGGGTGGCCGCAGCCCCGGCGGCGCCGAGGAAGCCACCGTGGAGTACGGAGTCACCTCCCGCTGCGCCGCCCTGCCCGCC GACTCCCCCGAGTCGTACCCCTGCGGCGACGAGCACACCCCCAGCCCCATTGCTGGCCGCCAGCCCCTGGAGGCCGAGCCCCTGCTGCAGCTCGAGCAGCCCGTCAGCGCCGTGGCCGGCCTCCAGGCAGACGGGCACACGATCGCTTTCCTGGGGGACACGCAGGGTCAGCTGCATAAG GTCTTCCTCAATGGCTCCCATGGCCACGTGTACCACTCCCAGCAAGTGGGGCCTCGGGGCTCAGCTATCAGCCCAGACCTGCTGGTGGACGGCAACGGCAGCCACGTCTATGTCCTCACTGCCCAGCAG GTGGACCGGGTACCTGTGGCAGCCTGCCCCGAGTTCCCTGACTGCACCAGCTGCCTCCAGGCCCAGGACCCGCTGTGCGGCTGGTGCGTCCTCCAGGGCAG GTGCACCCTCAAGGGCCAATGTGGGCGGGCAGCCCAGGCCAACCAGTGGCTGTGGAGCTACGAGGACAGCCACTGCCCACACGTCCAGAGCTTACTGCCGGCCTACCGCCCCCGCCAGGAGCAGGGCCAG GTCACCTTGTCTGTCCCCCGGCTGCCCACCCTGGCCGCGGATGAATACTTCCATTGTGCCTTTGGGGACTATGACAGCTTGGCCCACGTGGAAGGGCCCCACGTGGCCTGTGTCACCCCACCCCAAGACCAGCTGCCGCTTAACCCTCCAGGCACAg accacATCACCTTGCCCCTGGCTTTGATGTTTGAGGATGTGGCTGTGGCTGCCACCAACTTCTCCTTCTACGACTGCAGTGCTGTCCAGGCCTTGGAGGTGGCCGCCCC GTGCCGTGCCTGTGTGGGCAGCATCTGGCGGTGCCACTGGTGCCCCCGGAGCAGCCGCTGTGTGTATGGGGAGCACTGCCCAGAGGGCGAGGGGACCATTTACAGCGCCCAGGAG GCGGACGTCCAGGTGCGTGGCCCGGGGGCTTGTCCCCGGGTGGAGGGCCTGGCCGGCCCCGTCCTGCTGCCCGTGGGTTGGAAGAGCCGCTTGGCCCTGCGTGTGCGGAACCTTCAGCATTTCGGA AGCCTGCCCGCCTCCTACCACTGCTGGCTGGAGCTGCCCGGAGAACTTCAACGGCTGCCGGCCTCTCTGGAGGAGACGTCCGGGGACGTGGGCCTCATCTCCTGCCAGGCCCAGCAG CTCCGCCCGTCCGTGGCCCAGCGGGAGCTCCGGGTGCCCATCTATGTCACCCGGGGCAAGGCTCAGCGGCTGGACAATGCCCACACTCTTCATG TGACCCTGTACGACTGCGCCGTGGGCCACCCCGACTGCAGCCGCTGCCAGGCGGCCAATGGGAGCCTGGGCTGCGTGTGGTGCAGCCACCGCCAGCCCGCCTGTCGCTATGGCCCTCTCTGCCCCCCGGAGGCCGTGGAGCTGCTGTGTCCCTCTCCCCGCATCGACAGA ATTGAGCCCCTGACGGGGCCCCCCGAGGGCGGCTTGGCCCTCACCATCTGGGGCTCCAACCTGGGCCGGGACTTCGCCGAGGTGCAAGACGCCGTGAACGTGGCCGGCCGCCCCTGCAGCCCCGAGCCCTCTCTCTACCGCACCTCTGCCCG GATCGTGTGTGTGACATCCCCCGCCCCCAATGGCACCACTGGGCCAATCCAAGTGGCCATTAAGAATCGGCCACCAGGCATCTCAACCCAGCATTTCACCTACCAG gaccccatcctgCTGAGCCTGAGTCCTCAGTGGGGCCCCCAGGCAGGGGGTACCCAGCTCACTATCCACGGGCAGCACCTCCAGACGGGAGGCAACATCAGTGCCTTTGTGGGTGCACAGCCCTGCCCTAT CCAGGAGCCGGTGTGTCCTGAGGCCATCGTGTGCCACACCATGTCCCAGGCCAGCCCAGGAGAAGCTGTGGTTCGAGTGGTCTTTGGCCACGCCCAGCGCACGCTGCTCACCAGCCCCTTCCAGTACACGGCCAACCCGCAGCTGGTGGCGGCGGAGCCCAGCGTCAGCTTCCGGGG GGGCGGGCGGCTGATCCGAGTCAGGGGCACGGGCCTGGACGTGGTGCAGCAGCCCCTGCTGTCGGTGTGGCTGGCGGCCACAGCGGAGGTGCAGGCTGCAGGTGCTGAGCCCCGGGACCCAACCCCGAGGACGAGCTGTGGGGGCCCCGCCGCAGCGCCCCAGGCTTGTATCCAGCTTCGGGAGGGCTTGCTGCAG AGCCCTGCCGTGCCAGATGGGGTGCACCCCCAGCGGGTCTTCTTCACCCTAGACAACGTGCACGTGGACTTTGCCAGCGCCAACGggggccaggacttccagtaccagcCCAACCCCCGTCTGGCGCCCCTCAGCCGCGAGGAGCCCACCCGCCCCTACCGCCTCAAGCCGGGCAACGTCCTGGACGTGGAG ggccagggcctcAACCTGGGGATTAGCAAGGAGGAGGTGCGCGTGCACATCGGCGACGGCGAGTGCCTGGTGAAGACGCTCACGCTCACCCACCTGTACTGCGAGCCGCCCTCCCGGGCCCCGCAGCCCGCCAACGGCTCCAGTGCCCTGCCGCAGTTCGTG gTTCAGATGGGCAACGTACGCCTGGCCCTGGGCCCAGTCCAGTACGAGACTGAGCCCACTCTGTCTGCCTTCCCCgtggaggcccaggtgggcctgggcctgggcgcCGCCGTGCTGATCGCCGCtgtcctcctcctcaccctcatGTACAG GCACAAGAGCAAGCAGGCCCTGCGGGACTATCAGAAGGTTCTGGTGCAACTGGAGAACCTGGAGATTGGTGTGGGTGACCAGTGCCGCAAGGAGTTCACAG ACCTGATGACCGAGATGACCGACCTCAGCAGCGACCTGGAGGCCAGCGGGATCCCCTTCCTGGACTACCACACCTACGCCGAGCGGGTCTTCTTCCCGGGGCACGGCGGCTGCCCCCTGCAGCCTGCGCTCgaggggcccggggaggagggcCGCCGTGCCCCCGTGCGCCAGGGCCTCACTCAGCTCTCCAACCTGCTCAACAGCAAGCTCTTCCTCCTCACA CTCATCCACACCCTGGAGGAGCAGCCCAGCTTCTCCCAGCGGGACCGCTGCCATGTGGCTTCTCTGCTGTCCCTGGCGCTGCACGGCAAGCTCGAGTACCTGACGGACATCCTGAGGACGCTGCTGAGTGACCTGGCTGCCCACTACGTGCACAAGAACCCCAAGCTCATGCTGCGCAG GACAGAGACCATGGTGGAGAAGCTGCTTACCAACTGGCTGTCCATCTGTCTCTATGCCTTCCTGAAG GAGGTGGCCGGTGAGCCGCTGTACATGCTCCTCCGGGCCATACAGTACCAGGTGGACAAGGGCCCCGTGGACGCTGTGACCGGCAAGGCAAAACGGACCCTGAACGACAGCCGGCTGCTTCGGGAGGACGTGGAGTTCCGGCCCCTGACGCTGATGGTGTTGGCGGGCCCCAGGGCTGGCGGGGCCGCAGGGGGTGGCGCGGTGCAGCGCGTGCCCGCCCGGGTGCTCGACACAGACACCATCACCCAGGTCAAAGAGAAGGTGTTGGAGCAAGTCTACAAGGGCACCCCCTTCTCCCAGAGGCCCTCAGCGCACGCCCTAGATCTCG AGTGGCGCTCGGGCCTTGCTGGTCACCTAACCCTGTCAGATGAGGACCTGACCTCAGTGACCCAGAACCACTGGAAGAGACTCAACACTCTTCAGCACTACAAG GTCCCGGATGGAGCCACCGTGGGGCTCATCCCCCAGCTGCACAACGGAGGGGCCGTCTCCCAGAGCCTGGCCCAGAACTGCACCCTGGGGGAGA ACGTTCCCATGCTGGAGGATGGTGAGGAGGGTGGGGTCCACCTCTGGCACCTGGTGAAAGGCACCGAAGAGCCAGAAGGAGCTAAGGCCCGGCGCAGCAGCCTgagggagcgggagcgggagcgggagcgggcgcGGGCCAAGGCCATCCCGGAAATCTACCTCACCCGCCTGCTCTCCATGAAG GGCACCCTGCAGAAGTTTGTGGATGACACCTTCCAGGCCATCCTCAGCGTGAACAGGCCCGTGCCCATCGCCATCAAGTACCTGTTCGACTTCCTGGACGAGCTGGCCGAGAAGCACGGCATCGAGGACCCGGAGACGCTGCACATCTGGAAGACCAACAG CCTGCTGTTGCGGTTCTGGGTGAACGCCCTGAAGAACCCGCAGCTCATCTTTGACGTGCGCGTGTCAGACAACGTGGATGCCATCCTCGCCGTCATCGCCCAAACCTTCATCGACTCCTGCACGGTCTCCGAGCATAAAGTGGGCAGG GCCCACTCCTACCCGGAGCAGGACTCCCCAGTGAACAAACTGCTGTATGCCCGGGAGATCCCTCGCTACAAGCAGATGGTGGAGAG ATACTACTCCGACATCCGCCAGAGCTCTCCGGCGAGCTACCAGGAGATGAACTCGGCTCTGGCCGAGCTCTCTGGG AACTACACGTCTGCTCCCCACTGTCTGGAAGCTCTGCAAGAACTCTACAACCACATCCACAGGTATTATGACCAG ATCATCAGCGCCCTGGAGGAGGACCCTGTGGGCCAGAAGATGCAGCTGGCCTGCCGTCTGCAGCAGGTAGCGGCGCTGGTGGAGAACAAGGTGACGGACCTGTAA